The following coding sequences lie in one Salmo salar chromosome ssa13, Ssal_v3.1, whole genome shotgun sequence genomic window:
- the LOC106566439 gene encoding NSFL1 cofactor p47 isoform X2, translating to MADQEVSVREFVAVTDVDEERARFFLESAGWDLQLALASFFEDGPEDDIVTLPQPESGGSSVPRPTGPRSENRVTSFRDMMHEEVDDSDEEEGQRFFAGGSERSGQQIVGPPKKKSSNEVVEDLFKGAKEHGAVPVEKAGRGPGEPSRARPFIGGGYRLGAAPEEEPVYVAGERRAANSQQDVHVVLKLWKTGFSLDDGELRNYSDPGNAIFLESIRRGEIPLELRQRSRGGQVNLDMEDHRDEDFSKPKVAFKAFGGEGQKLGSATPELVSTPCMGDQDQVASEAQAITSVNLDDSKPVTNIQIRLADGGRLVQKFNHTHRVSDVRQFVVGARPLMAATEFVLMTTFPNKELTDESQSLQDANLLNAVIVQRLK from the exons ATGGCGGATCAAGAAGTCTCGGTGAGGGAGTTCGTTGCTGTTACAGATGTTGATGAGGAGAGGGCCCGTTTTTTCTTGGAGTCTGCCGGCTGGGATTTGCAG CTTGCCCTGGCCAGTTTCTTTGAAGATGGTCCTGAGGATGACATCGTGACACTTCCTCAGCCAGAGAGTGGTGGATCCTCTGTGCCTCGTCCTACAGGGCCCAG GAGTGAAAATAGGGTGACCTCCTTCAGAGATATGATGCATGAGGAAGTAGATGACAGTGATGAGGAGGAAGGGCAAAG GTTCTTTGCTGGGGGCTCTGAACGCAGTGGGCAGCAGATAGTGGGACCCCCCAAAAAGAAGAGCTCTAATGAGGTGGTGGAGGACCTCTTCAAGGGGGCTAAGGAGCATGGGGCTGTGCCCGTGGAGAAGGCTGGGAGGGGCCCAGGAGAGCCTAGTCGAGCCAGG cCCTTTATTGGTGGTGGCTACCGGCTAGGTGCAGCGCCTGAGGAGGAGCCTGTTTACGTGGCtggggagagaagagcagctaaCAGCCAGCAGGAt GTGCATGTAGTCCTGAAGCTGTGGAAGACAGGTTTCAGCCTGGATGACGGTGAACTCAGAAACTACAGCGACCCTGGCAACGCCATCTTCCTGGAGTCCATCCGCAGGGG GGAGATTCCTTTGGAGTTGAGGCAGCGTTCCCGGGGGGGTCAGGTCAACTTGGATATGGAGGACCATCGGGACGAGGACTTCTCCAAACCCAAGGTTGCCTTCAAGGCATTCGGTGGGGAAGGACAGAAACTGGGCAG TGCAACCCCTGAGCTAGTGTCTACTCCGTGTATGGGAGATCAGGACCAGGTAGCCAGTGAGGCCCAGGCCATCACCTCTGTAAACCTGGACGACTCCAAGCCTGTGACCAACATCCAGATCAGACTGGCCGACGGGGGGAGGCTGGTGCAGAAGTTTAACCACACTCACAG GGTGTCAGACGTGCGTCAGTTTGTGGTGGGAGCTCGCCCTTTGATGGCGGCGACAGAGTTTGTGCTCATGACAACCTTCCCCAACAAGGAGCTGACTGACGAGAGCCAGTCGCTGCAGGATGCCAACCTGCTCAACGCAGTCATTGTGCAGCGGCTAAAGTGA
- the LOC106566439 gene encoding NSFL1 cofactor p47 isoform X1, with product MADQEVSVREFVAVTDVDEERARFFLESAGWDLQLALASFFEDGPEDDIVTLPQPESGGSSVPRPTGPRSENRVTSFRDMMHEEVDDSDEEEGQRFFAGGSERSGQQIVGPPKKKSSNEVVEDLFKGAKEHGAVPVEKAGRGPGEPSRARPFIGGGYRLGAAPEEEPVYVAGERRAANSQQDKVHVVLKLWKTGFSLDDGELRNYSDPGNAIFLESIRRGEIPLELRQRSRGGQVNLDMEDHRDEDFSKPKVAFKAFGGEGQKLGSATPELVSTPCMGDQDQVASEAQAITSVNLDDSKPVTNIQIRLADGGRLVQKFNHTHRVSDVRQFVVGARPLMAATEFVLMTTFPNKELTDESQSLQDANLLNAVIVQRLK from the exons ATGGCGGATCAAGAAGTCTCGGTGAGGGAGTTCGTTGCTGTTACAGATGTTGATGAGGAGAGGGCCCGTTTTTTCTTGGAGTCTGCCGGCTGGGATTTGCAG CTTGCCCTGGCCAGTTTCTTTGAAGATGGTCCTGAGGATGACATCGTGACACTTCCTCAGCCAGAGAGTGGTGGATCCTCTGTGCCTCGTCCTACAGGGCCCAG GAGTGAAAATAGGGTGACCTCCTTCAGAGATATGATGCATGAGGAAGTAGATGACAGTGATGAGGAGGAAGGGCAAAG GTTCTTTGCTGGGGGCTCTGAACGCAGTGGGCAGCAGATAGTGGGACCCCCCAAAAAGAAGAGCTCTAATGAGGTGGTGGAGGACCTCTTCAAGGGGGCTAAGGAGCATGGGGCTGTGCCCGTGGAGAAGGCTGGGAGGGGCCCAGGAGAGCCTAGTCGAGCCAGG cCCTTTATTGGTGGTGGCTACCGGCTAGGTGCAGCGCCTGAGGAGGAGCCTGTTTACGTGGCtggggagagaagagcagctaaCAGCCAGCAGGAt AAGGTGCATGTAGTCCTGAAGCTGTGGAAGACAGGTTTCAGCCTGGATGACGGTGAACTCAGAAACTACAGCGACCCTGGCAACGCCATCTTCCTGGAGTCCATCCGCAGGGG GGAGATTCCTTTGGAGTTGAGGCAGCGTTCCCGGGGGGGTCAGGTCAACTTGGATATGGAGGACCATCGGGACGAGGACTTCTCCAAACCCAAGGTTGCCTTCAAGGCATTCGGTGGGGAAGGACAGAAACTGGGCAG TGCAACCCCTGAGCTAGTGTCTACTCCGTGTATGGGAGATCAGGACCAGGTAGCCAGTGAGGCCCAGGCCATCACCTCTGTAAACCTGGACGACTCCAAGCCTGTGACCAACATCCAGATCAGACTGGCCGACGGGGGGAGGCTGGTGCAGAAGTTTAACCACACTCACAG GGTGTCAGACGTGCGTCAGTTTGTGGTGGGAGCTCGCCCTTTGATGGCGGCGACAGAGTTTGTGCTCATGACAACCTTCCCCAACAAGGAGCTGACTGACGAGAGCCAGTCGCTGCAGGATGCCAACCTGCTCAACGCAGTCATTGTGCAGCGGCTAAAGTGA